CTTTTTTGCGCTCAGACTTGTGTCGCTCTCCTACTCGATTCGCAATGAGAAACGCCTCATCAGCAAGGGCGGTGTCCAGTACGGCAAGAAAAATTCGCTCCTACTCACCCTCGCACACATTGCTTACTACTTCTCTGCGCTCTATGAGGCTTATGCAAGGGGGATAGAGTTCAACAACCTTTCGGCTTGGGGCGTGGGTGTGATGGCCTTTGCCTATGTGATGCTCTTCTATGTCATCTACAAGCTCCATGACATCTGGACGGTCAAGCTCTACATCGTGCCGAACCAAAGGATCGATACGAGCTTCATCTTCAAGGTCGTACGTCACCCCAACTACTTCCTCAACATCATCCCCGAGCTCATCGGTGTAGCCCTCCTCTGCAACGCCTGGTACACACTCATCTTCGGACTTCCTGTGTATGCGTGCCTCCTTGCTGTCCGTATCCGTCAGGAAGAGGTGGCGATGAAGCACCTTTGGGTCAAGGGCGAATAAGATCTTTGCCCCACAAAAAGCATATTGCAACTCGGTTGCAGGGGTTAATCCTTACATTTGTGATAGGAAGAAAAACCACTTAACAACATCGTCATCATGAGTTGCAATAATCATAATACCCAATCGTCTTGCGGATGTGGCACATCTCACTGCCACACCGGAGACAAGACATCGAAACGAAACGAATACATCCGCCTCGGAGTGGCGACAGCGATGCTCATCATCGGTGTCGCCCTCGGGTGGAATGGATTTACCTGCTGGGGGATATGTTGGTTGCCCAAGGCTTGGTATCTCTTCGCCTACCTCCTCGTGGCCGAACCCATATTCGACTCGGCGTGGGAGCTGTGGAAGAAGGAGAGATCCGTCTTCAACGAACTTTCGCTCATGATCTTGGCGACCATCGGTGCCTTCTACATAGGAGAGTATCCCGAAGCCCTCACCCTCATCATCCTCTATA
This is a stretch of genomic DNA from Porphyromonas cangingivalis. It encodes these proteins:
- a CDS encoding isoprenylcysteine carboxyl methyltransferase family protein encodes the protein MQYIIITFAVFFALRLVSLSYSIRNEKRLISKGGVQYGKKNSLLLTLAHIAYYFSALYEAYARGIEFNNLSAWGVGVMAFAYVMLFYVIYKLHDIWTVKLYIVPNQRIDTSFIFKVVRHPNYFLNIIPELIGVALLCNAWYTLIFGLPVYACLLAVRIRQEEVAMKHLWVKGE